Part of the Bacillus sp. THAF10 genome is shown below.
AGCGCACAATCTCTTCCATATCAGAGGAGATGAGAATAACCGCTAAGCCCAAATTTTTTAGCTGCTGGATGATTTGATAAATGTCTTTTCTTGCATTAGCATCAATTCCCCTCGTCGGCTCATCAAGAATGATGACCCGCGGGGAAGCGGCCAGGCATTTGGACAGCACTACCTTTTGCTGATTTCCTCCAGAGAGGTTTTGCACTTCCTGCTTGCTACAGGAGGCTTTAATTTGAAACTTCTTTATATAGCTTGTTGCAAGAGCATGTTCCTTTGAAAAAGGCAGAAAAAAGTTCGTGAGGTGATGAAGAATAGTAGAGGAAATATTGGATTGAATAGAAGTGAGTGCAAAAATTCCATGTTTATGACGGTCCTCCGGAACATAAATCAGGCCTTGATCCAACCGCTCTCTGACAGATAAGTGCTGAACTTTTTTCTCGTGTAGGATGATTTCACCATTTTCGATGCCACTTAGACCGGTAATGGCTTGTGCGAGCTCTGTTCTTCCGGCCCCCACTACTCCAGCAACTCCAAGGATTTCTCCAGAAAATAAGGAGAAGCTGATGTCGTGGAACTTTTGTGAAGTTAGCTTTTCAAGCCTTAAAATGGGAGCAGTCTCGCGGTCACATTCTGTTTCCACTTGAGATTCCTGCCCATTTTCCTTGATTGCCCCCTCTGGCATCAGGCTTGCAAGCAGCCTTTCATAAGTAAATGCTGACACCGGCCCTTGTGCAGAAATAACACCGTCGCGCAGAACAGAAACACTGTCGGCAATGCGAAAAATTTCTGAGAAGCGGTGGGTGATATAGATGACGCCAATGCCCTCATTGGTAAGCCGCTTTATTGTTTGAAAGAGGCTGTCAATTTCCCCAAAGGTTAAGGTGGAAGTCGGCTCATCTAATATGAGAATGTCTGCTTCCCGAGCCAAGCCGCGGATAATTTCCACAAGCTGCTGCTCTGCAATCGAAAGCGAGAATGCCGTTTCTTCTAGGTTTAATTTCCAACCAAGCTTCTTGATCAAGCTCTTTATTTTAGCTTTTAGCACTGATTTTTTTCCTGGTAGGCCAATGGTGATATTCTCTTCCACCGTCATGTTCGGAAAGATAAGAGGCTCCTGGGGGACAAGGTAGATGCCATGCTGATGCGCTTCAGAGGTGGATAAAAACCGAACCCGCTTCCCCTTTACCGTCATCCTTCCTCGGTCCGCAGAATAGAATCCCGTGATAATTTTCATCAGAGTTGACTTGCCCGCTCCATTTCCGCCAACCACTGCTTGAACTTCACCTGCATAGACAGAAAAATGTATCCCATTTAACACCTTACTGCCCGCAAATTGCTTAAACATCTCTTCTATTTCAAGGAGTGGAGCATTCTTTGCCTCCATGGTTTTGTTCACCACCTTGTGTGTCAATTTTTTTAAGCGCTTACAACATAAACATATGTCAGCATGGCACAAATATGTTCACAGATATGCGAGGGTTGAAAATTTATTACACAGGCATATCCGCAAGTATTCCTCTGTTCTTTTCTTTTTCTAAAAAAGGATTTCTAGTTCTTTTCTATAGAAGCGGTGGATATATTTTGGATTAAGCGCGAACAATTTTCTCCTGTGCGCACATTTGTGGAGGAGTGTAGAACAGATGATACAAGATCGCTACACAGAAAACTTACTTATTAAGGTCGCCTGGTATTACTACAAGGAAAATATGACCCAAAATGAAATAGCCTCACTACTGGAAATCTCCCGTACCAAAGTGGTTCGCTTATTAGAGCGAGCACGTTTAGAGGGGGTTGTGCAGTTTCAAATACGAGGCATGGAGACAAATGGTTTAAAGGTGGAGAAAGAGTTCCAAGAAGCCTTCGCACTATCCAATGCATTCATTATTCCTACCCCTCCTGATCGTGATAACCTTAGCGACAGCTTATCCCGTGCCGCCTCGCAATTTCTTAATCATAAGCTGGAACCTGATGACCTTGTGGGCCTTGGCTGGGGAAAAGCCGTATCCCGAACCATCGATTACCTTTCTATGGAGCCAACCAGCGCCGTATCTGTTGTTACCTTAACCGGGGGTGTCAACTATTATCTTCATAACCGGACAACACAGGATCGAGGAATGGAAAAATTCCGCCACATCCACGTCATTCCAGCTCCCTTTCTCGCTTCCTCTGAAGAAATGGCGGAAAGCTTACTGGCAGAGCCCTCCATTAAAGAAATTCTGTCACTTGGCCGCTTGAGTAAATATATCCTTGTTGGCATTGGCGGTGTTTGTCCAGAGGCAACGATTATTCAAGAGGAAAAAATGACATGGAATGAGCTGACATTCATTAAACAGCAGCAAGCTGTTGGCGATATTTTAGGACAATTTTTTGATAAAAACGGGGAGGTGCTTCCTCTTCCTCATCACAAAAGATTGATAGGCATGTCACTAAAGGATTTAGCTAAAAGAAAAAATGTCATTGCAGTCGCTGGCGGCGAGAAAAAAACAGAAGCGATCTATGGTGCGCTTAAGGGCGGCTATGTCCACACTCTCGTTACCGATGAAGAAACGGCTTACTCCTTATTAAAAATGGAGGTGCAAGTGTAGCATGGAGCACATTTTATCACTAGATGCGGGAACCGGTAGCATCCGCGCTGTATTGTTCAATAAGGAAGGAAAGCAACTCGGTGTAGCTCAACAGGAATGGACCCACCATGCGGACCCTCGCTATCCGGGCTCGATGGATTTTGCTTGGGAAGCGAACTGGGAAAAGGTAGTGAACTGCATTAGGGAAGTGCTTCGAACGACAGGAATCCCCCCTTCCACCATAAAAGCCTTAAGTGCCACAAGCATGAGAGAGGGCTTGGTGCTCTATGACGAGGACGGACGGGAAGTTTGGGCGTGTGCCAATGTCGATGCTCGTGCCGGATACGAAGTAAAGGAATTAAAGGAACGCGATGAGCACATGGAGCTCGATATCTATAATATGTCTGGGCAAACCTATGCCCTCGGCGCTATTCCACGTCTTTTATGGTTAAAAAAACATGAGCCACAAATCTATGAAAAAGTGGCTTGCATGACCATGATTAATGACTGGATTCTCTATCGGCTTTCAGGGGTACTACAGGTGGACCCATCAAACGGCTGTACAACAGGATTGTTTGACTTAGAGAGTCGAGGCTGGAAGGTAGAAATTGCCGAACGCTGCGGGCTGAAAGCTACTATCTTCCCTCCAGTTCATGAAGCTGGGAAGGTGATTGGTACAGTCTCAGAGGAAGCAGCTTCACGGTGTGGACTTTCCCCTTCCACCCTAGTCGTGGCAGGCGGTGGCGATGCACAGATGGCTACAGTTGGCGCTGGGGCTATCGCCAACGAACAAACCGTCGTTTCCGGCGGCTCTTTTTGGCAGCAAGAAGTCAATATCAAGGAGCCCTTGGTCGATAAATCCGGCCGTATTCGTGTGAATTGCCATGCCGTTGAAGGTCTTTGGCAGCTGGAAGCAATCGGCTTTTTCCCCGGTCTTGTGATGAGATGGTTCCGAGATGCCTTTTGTCAGGAGGAAAAGCAAAAAGCAAGTTTCACGGGTCGAGATGCCTATGAAATTTTGGAGGAGAAAGCACGGACTGTACCAGTTGGTTCCAACGGCATCCTCCCCATTTTTTCTGACACGATGAACTATATCGCCTGGCGTCACGCGGCACCATCCTTTTTGAACCTCAGCTTAGATGCCGAACGCACCGGTAAAATGGAAATGTTCAAGTCGCTTCAGGAAAACGCTGCATTAGTAACACTCGGAAATCTGCTTCTCATTAGAGAGTCCACAGGCTTTTTTCCAAAAGAAGTTATTTTCGTAGGTGGAGCATCAAAAGGCAAGCTGTGGAGTCAGACACTAGCAGATGTGCTTGGTGTCCCTGTAAGGGTTCCTGTCGTGAAGGAAGCTGCAGCACTTGGGACTGCGATGTTCGCTGGATTAGGAGCTGGAATGTTTGCTTCCATTGAGGAAGCCGCTGCAACCGTGGTCGAATGGGAATGCACATACATGCCAGATTTAGAGAATCATAAGACCTATCTAGAAATCTATGAAAAATGGCGCAAGGTGTATATCGAACAATTAAAGCTTGCCGACATCGGCCTCACATCACATATGTGGAAGGCTCCAGGACTTTAAGGTTTGAGAGGAGGTGAAGAAATGAAGAAAGTGAACGAGAGGGAGTTTGAATACAGGTTTGGCGATAATGGACCGAAGTATTTGACCAAGGGACCAAATGTGGATTTAGGTGTTGTAGTGCTAAAGCCTGGCCAGGATTTTCCGAATCACTACCACACCGAATGCGAGGAAATCTTCTATATTTTAGAGGGCGAAATTGACTTTTACATTAATGGAGAAAAAGTCGAGGCCAAACCAGGCGACATGATTCAATGCAGACCAGGTGACTCCCACTACTTAATCAATCAGTCCACCGAGCGCTTCAAAGCCGTCTTCATTAAGTCACCGCACATTGGTAGAAATGACTCGGTCGTGATAGAAAAACCGTCGATAAAATAAACACGCTTTTTGAACATTAAAGAAGGAGTGGTGCAAAATGACATGGGGATTCAAAAATCGATTGAATAAAATTTTGCCTGATGGGCGAGCGGTGATGCTAGCCATTGATCACGGCTATTTCCTTGGGCCCATATCTGGCTTAGAACGCCCCGGTGAAACGGTAAAGGATCTTCTCCCCTATACGGATTCACTCTACTTAACACGCGGAACACTTGCATCCTGCATTCCAGAAGACACAGAAAAGCCAATGGTGCTTCGAGTTTCCGGCGGACCAACTGTTTTAAATGACCTTTCAAATGAAACCATCGTGACGAACATGAAGGAAGCCATTCGTCATAATGTTGTGGGCGTTGGCGTTTCTGTGTTTGTCGGCTCGGCATATGAAACGCAAACGATCACAAATCTCGCACATGTCGTTAGCCAGGCGCATGACTACGGGCTACCGGTTCTTGGAATCACCGCGGTTGGCAAGGAATTAGAAAAACGCGATACTCGCTTTTTAGCGTTAGCTTCAAGGGTTACAGCCGAAATGGGTGCCGATATCGTGAAAACCTACTACTGCGAAAACTTCGAGCAAGTAACAAGCAAGTGTCCCGTCCCAATTGTGATCGCGGGCGGTCCGAAGTTCGATACCATTGAGGAAGCCCTGCAAATCACCGCCAACGCCATGAACCAAGGCGCAGCCGGTGTCGACATGG
Proteins encoded:
- a CDS encoding sugar ABC transporter ATP-binding protein, whose translation is MEAKNAPLLEIEEMFKQFAGSKVLNGIHFSVYAGEVQAVVGGNGAGKSTLMKIITGFYSADRGRMTVKGKRVRFLSTSEAHQHGIYLVPQEPLIFPNMTVEENITIGLPGKKSVLKAKIKSLIKKLGWKLNLEETAFSLSIAEQQLVEIIRGLAREADILILDEPTSTLTFGEIDSLFQTIKRLTNEGIGVIYITHRFSEIFRIADSVSVLRDGVISAQGPVSAFTYERLLASLMPEGAIKENGQESQVETECDRETAPILRLEKLTSQKFHDISFSLFSGEILGVAGVVGAGRTELAQAITGLSGIENGEIILHEKKVQHLSVRERLDQGLIYVPEDRHKHGIFALTSIQSNISSTILHHLTNFFLPFSKEHALATSYIKKFQIKASCSKQEVQNLSGGNQQKVVLSKCLAASPRVIILDEPTRGIDANARKDIYQIIQQLKNLGLAVILISSDMEEIVRLSDRVIVLYEGKLVKRFDVREDITPDNIASFAFGVEQEVGK
- a CDS encoding sugar-binding transcriptional regulator encodes the protein MIQDRYTENLLIKVAWYYYKENMTQNEIASLLEISRTKVVRLLERARLEGVVQFQIRGMETNGLKVEKEFQEAFALSNAFIIPTPPDRDNLSDSLSRAASQFLNHKLEPDDLVGLGWGKAVSRTIDYLSMEPTSAVSVVTLTGGVNYYLHNRTTQDRGMEKFRHIHVIPAPFLASSEEMAESLLAEPSIKEILSLGRLSKYILVGIGGVCPEATIIQEEKMTWNELTFIKQQQAVGDILGQFFDKNGEVLPLPHHKRLIGMSLKDLAKRKNVIAVAGGEKKTEAIYGALKGGYVHTLVTDEETAYSLLKMEVQV
- the lsrK gene encoding autoinducer-2 kinase, which translates into the protein MEHILSLDAGTGSIRAVLFNKEGKQLGVAQQEWTHHADPRYPGSMDFAWEANWEKVVNCIREVLRTTGIPPSTIKALSATSMREGLVLYDEDGREVWACANVDARAGYEVKELKERDEHMELDIYNMSGQTYALGAIPRLLWLKKHEPQIYEKVACMTMINDWILYRLSGVLQVDPSNGCTTGLFDLESRGWKVEIAERCGLKATIFPPVHEAGKVIGTVSEEAASRCGLSPSTLVVAGGGDAQMATVGAGAIANEQTVVSGGSFWQQEVNIKEPLVDKSGRIRVNCHAVEGLWQLEAIGFFPGLVMRWFRDAFCQEEKQKASFTGRDAYEILEEKARTVPVGSNGILPIFSDTMNYIAWRHAAPSFLNLSLDAERTGKMEMFKSLQENAALVTLGNLLLIRESTGFFPKEVIFVGGASKGKLWSQTLADVLGVPVRVPVVKEAAALGTAMFAGLGAGMFASIEEAAATVVEWECTYMPDLENHKTYLEIYEKWRKVYIEQLKLADIGLTSHMWKAPGL
- a CDS encoding cupin domain-containing protein, with the protein product MKKVNEREFEYRFGDNGPKYLTKGPNVDLGVVVLKPGQDFPNHYHTECEEIFYILEGEIDFYINGEKVEAKPGDMIQCRPGDSHYLINQSTERFKAVFIKSPHIGRNDSVVIEKPSIK